In the Coturnix japonica isolate 7356 chromosome 6, Coturnix japonica 2.1, whole genome shotgun sequence genome, one interval contains:
- the HTR7 gene encoding 5-hydroxytryptamine receptor 7 isoform X2 translates to MVIALNGSHLYGNLRPFALEEPRALGGGRMIAGSWPPRSLAKLGPGGTPPPLPAASPAPGNDSQCGEQILSYGNVEKVVIGAVLSLITLLTVAGNCLVVISVCFVKKLRQPSNYLIVSLALADLSVALAVMPFVSVTDLIGGEWIFGRLFCNVFIAMDVMCCTASIMTLCVISIDRYLGITRPLTYPVRQNGKCMAKMILCVWLLSASITIPPLFGWAQNVNDEKVCLISQDFGYTIYSTAVAFYIPMSVMLFMYYQIYKAAKRSAAKHKFAGFPRPEEMEGISMNGVVKLHKESEECTNFSRLLKNDKKNISIFKREQKAATTLGIIVGAFTVCWLPFFLLSTARPFICGTACSCIPLWVERTFLWLGYANSLINPFIYAFFNRDLRTTYRNLLQCRYRNINRKLSAAGMHEALKLAEKPEFVL, encoded by the exons ATGGTCATCGCCCTCAACGGCAGCCACCTCTACGGTAACCTCCGGCCCTTCGCGCTGGAGGAGCCGCGGGCGCTGGGCGGCGGGAGGATGATCGCCGGCTCGTGGCCCCCGCGCAGCCTGGCCAAGCTCGGTCCGGGCGGCACTCCCCCGCCGCTGCCAGCCGCCAGCCCAGCGCCCGGCAACGACTCGCAATGCGGGGAGCAGATCCTCAGCTACGGCAACGTGGAGAAAGTTGTCATCGGGGCCGTGCTCAGCCTCATCACGCTGCTGACTGTCGCCGGCAACTGCCTGGTGGTCATCTCCGTTTGCTTCGTGAAGAAGCTGCGGCAGCCCTCCAACTATCTCATCGTCTCGCTGGCCCTGGCCGACCTCTCGGTGGCCCTGGCCGTCATGCCCTTCGTCAGCGTGACCGATCTCATCGGGGGCGAGTGGATCTTCGGGCGCCTTTTCTGCAACGTCTTCATCGCCATGGACGTCATGTGCTGCACAGCCTCCATCATGACCCTCTGCGTGATCAGCATCGACAG GTACCTGGGAATAACAAGACCGCTCACATATCCTGTGAGGCAGAATGGGAAGTGTATGGCCAAAATGATCCTGTGCGTGTGGCTCTTATCTGCCTCTATCACCATACCCCCACTCTTTGGTTGGGCACAAAACGTGAATGATGAAAAGGTCTGTTTGATCAGCCAAGACTTCGGCTACACAATTTACTCCACAGCAGTTGCATTTTATATCCCAATGTCAGTGATGCTTTTCATGTACTATCAGATTTACAAGGCTGCCAAGAGGAGCGCTGCTAAACACAAGTTCGCTGGTTTTCCCCGTCcagaagaaatggaagggaTTTCTATGAATGGAGTGGTAAAACTGCACAAGGAATCTGAAGAATGTACTAATTTTTCACGACTCCTGAAGaatgacaagaaaaacatttcaatttttaagagagagcagaaagctgCCACTACTCTTGGGATTATTGTTGGGGCTTTCACTGTGTGCTGGCTGCCGTTTTTCCTCCTCTCAACTGCCAGGCCCTTCATCTGTGGTACAGCATGCAGCTGTATCCCACTGTGGGTCGAGAGAACCTTTCTATGGTTGGGTTATGCAAACTCCCTCATTAACCCTTTTATATATGCCTTCTTCAATCGGGACCTGAGGACAACTTACCGCAACCTCCTGCAATGCAGATATAGGAATATCAATCGGAAACTATCGGCTGCAGGGATGCATGAGGCTCTGAAGCTTGCAGAAAAGCCAGAATTTGTTCTGTAA
- the HTR7 gene encoding 5-hydroxytryptamine receptor 7 isoform X1, protein MVIALNGSHLYGNLRPFALEEPRALGGGRMIAGSWPPRSLAKLGPGGTPPPLPAASPAPGNDSQCGEQILSYGNVEKVVIGAVLSLITLLTVAGNCLVVISVCFVKKLRQPSNYLIVSLALADLSVALAVMPFVSVTDLIGGEWIFGRLFCNVFIAMDVMCCTASIMTLCVISIDRYLGITRPLTYPVRQNGKCMAKMILCVWLLSASITIPPLFGWAQNVNDEKVCLISQDFGYTIYSTAVAFYIPMSVMLFMYYQIYKAAKRSAAKHKFAGFPRPEEMEGISMNGVVKLHKESEECTNFSRLLKNDKKNISIFKREQKAATTLGIIVGAFTVCWLPFFLLSTARPFICGTACSCIPLWVERTFLWLGYANSLINPFIYAFFNRDLRTTYRNLLQCRYRNINRKLSAAGMHEALKLAEKPEFVLRSSDFSREKES, encoded by the exons ATGGTCATCGCCCTCAACGGCAGCCACCTCTACGGTAACCTCCGGCCCTTCGCGCTGGAGGAGCCGCGGGCGCTGGGCGGCGGGAGGATGATCGCCGGCTCGTGGCCCCCGCGCAGCCTGGCCAAGCTCGGTCCGGGCGGCACTCCCCCGCCGCTGCCAGCCGCCAGCCCAGCGCCCGGCAACGACTCGCAATGCGGGGAGCAGATCCTCAGCTACGGCAACGTGGAGAAAGTTGTCATCGGGGCCGTGCTCAGCCTCATCACGCTGCTGACTGTCGCCGGCAACTGCCTGGTGGTCATCTCCGTTTGCTTCGTGAAGAAGCTGCGGCAGCCCTCCAACTATCTCATCGTCTCGCTGGCCCTGGCCGACCTCTCGGTGGCCCTGGCCGTCATGCCCTTCGTCAGCGTGACCGATCTCATCGGGGGCGAGTGGATCTTCGGGCGCCTTTTCTGCAACGTCTTCATCGCCATGGACGTCATGTGCTGCACAGCCTCCATCATGACCCTCTGCGTGATCAGCATCGACAG GTACCTGGGAATAACAAGACCGCTCACATATCCTGTGAGGCAGAATGGGAAGTGTATGGCCAAAATGATCCTGTGCGTGTGGCTCTTATCTGCCTCTATCACCATACCCCCACTCTTTGGTTGGGCACAAAACGTGAATGATGAAAAGGTCTGTTTGATCAGCCAAGACTTCGGCTACACAATTTACTCCACAGCAGTTGCATTTTATATCCCAATGTCAGTGATGCTTTTCATGTACTATCAGATTTACAAGGCTGCCAAGAGGAGCGCTGCTAAACACAAGTTCGCTGGTTTTCCCCGTCcagaagaaatggaagggaTTTCTATGAATGGAGTGGTAAAACTGCACAAGGAATCTGAAGAATGTACTAATTTTTCACGACTCCTGAAGaatgacaagaaaaacatttcaatttttaagagagagcagaaagctgCCACTACTCTTGGGATTATTGTTGGGGCTTTCACTGTGTGCTGGCTGCCGTTTTTCCTCCTCTCAACTGCCAGGCCCTTCATCTGTGGTACAGCATGCAGCTGTATCCCACTGTGGGTCGAGAGAACCTTTCTATGGTTGGGTTATGCAAACTCCCTCATTAACCCTTTTATATATGCCTTCTTCAATCGGGACCTGAGGACAACTTACCGCAACCTCCTGCAATGCAGATATAGGAATATCAATCGGAAACTATCGGCTGCAGGGATGCATGAGGCTCTGAAGCTTGCAGAAAAGCCAGAATTTGTTCT gagAAGTTCTGATTTCTCCAGGGAAAAGGAATCCTGA